From the genome of Diorhabda carinulata isolate Delta chromosome 2, icDioCari1.1, whole genome shotgun sequence:
TaattaactaataaaaatttgaaaacgtcaagtaattataataatagtcACGAAAAATTGCCTGACTTTGATAACTGTCTTTTGTCAAAGCCATTGAATTAAGTCAAAACAAATCGTccattataatttaaatttgtattaataaCAAAACGTTATAATGTTAATATagtgaaattattgttttataatgaaGAACATCTGAAAGCAATATACACATGTAAGTAAAAAATggatatttgtaaatttaaaacATCTAAAATCGTATACTCAAATAGGTTCAAAGGTAGtcatttcataaataattaaatgaagagTAGGggtataaattttaatattattactttttaatcGACCagatttttgtctttttttgtttatacattcatttattcgctttgaaaaaatatccataacTGTTTATCAGTATCCAACACGTCTTATCTTAAAACTGATAAGTGtaatgaataatataaagtAAACATATTCTATTTTCTACTTAAAACAGTTGAAGTATCTATAGGGTGATTAAATAATACAGGtaatattttaactaaaataatataataaaaattaattaattcactttgtatataataataaaataatattaacaacatTTACTAACAGAATGAGAATTGTgagtaattattatttcacaatatataaaattagttttgaaaatatataaacaagtaTTTGGAAAAGGGTACtaacattcaaattaaaaaaaatctcagtggcaaaaaataatttataaatataaaatttcgttgtttatttatatgtttataataaatatcgtTAGAAAATGTGACACttttagtcaaaaaatgttgacagtatacaaaaaaattatttggttttgtCTACATACCATTTATGTAAATACTGTTGTTCGTTATGATACTATATTCACCCTGTAAGAAAAATCTgaacttttttctaatttagaCTGATAAAATCTCCAAGATAATACATGTAAATAGATTTGTTGGTACTATATGTTGATAATAGAAAAGtgtaatattaacaaaatgCGACTTCCTgcatatttttatgaaaagtaagtgattcaaaattatttaaactatgGTTTGTGGGTaactatttaatatttacaGCAGCATAATTAATAAACAACTAAAAGTGGTTAATTATGAGTTGAAAGTCGTTGAAAGAGAATTAATTGTACCCATGTATTTtgagttaattatttttttaccaaacaAAGCATCTAAGTTGATTTAGTCCACAAAATGATCTTTAGAAAATCGTTTTTCCAAGTCCAAGTCTATGTGGCCTGCACGACTCCtttagataaatttaaaaacaacattgggcgtattaatggattcatctttaattgaaaattcataccACAAATTTGGTAAAACATCGTTTTCCTAAATACCaaagcaaaaatttttgaattaaatatttttaaacttaaaagCAATGTTGTgactaattttatataaattataataagtaactagtctaaataatttctactaGGTTATTCCGAAAAAGTTAACTATCAgaaaatatatacgagggttgtctgaaaatgTTTCTGtctaacaaagaaataaatccCTTTTTGAGTCTATACAATTAGTCAAGCGGTGCTCCAACCTTTTTAACctctcaaaaatataattacctTCGtcagaaaaacacatttttttgccaaaaatcgattttattaataaatataataatgccAACgcctctaacttctcgatgtcgTGCTTGTtgtctcaaaataggcttcagtttcagaaattgcttcttcatttgagctgaatttcttatcGGCGAGTAGCTGGGGGCAAGATCTGGGCCATACAGTGGATGAAGAagcaatttaaccatcgttgccattgacttgtgaatcggtgtattgtcttggtgaaacagtgacTTTTTTTTCGACATAAGAGGCcgtttttcttgatttttgcattcaaacgatccaatgTAGCATTcactattgattgtctctccctttcgACGAACAATAGTCCATGCGTACCCCGAAATACTGAgcccataaccttcccagctgactgttgtgcctttggaatTGGTTCACTGCCTTCAGTccatcgttttgattccggagtgaagtaaTAGATCCATTGTCATATTTCGAggcaaaaatttcatttattaagtGTAAACGTGGCCAAACACTATTCTAAATCATCAATACGTTGTTTTTGATACACAGTGCCTTCTGATACTTTTATGACTttagtaatttcaatttatgattagatataacctatttgtggacttttttcaGAACGTTCACTATCGATATTgcctgtcacttttttctgactaattgAAATGTCAGCTTCAGACAACGTTCGTTGTAACATTTAATTTGAcgtaattgtttatttttctccCTTTTAGAATCAAAAAGATGATAGCGGATATCAAGGATGAGGGAATAATTACAAGTAATTCCATTCCGGAATTGAACAGAACAGGTTTCGATACTTTCATCGTGATATTACCATCATTTTTCTACGTTTTCTTTATGGTTTTCTTAGAAACTTATCTACAGACTGAAAAATTTAATCTATTTATATTAGAATCGACTTTCGTTATATTTCCATTAATATTAGGTATGACTTTGCTATCAGATCAtccaaattttgtattatttacacTAGTTTCATCGAGCGTTTTATTCCtcttttatatttggaaaaaaaataattcgccgattaaaaaaatttcgttcgatACTAATTTTATAACGAACACTAGATCGACCATAAACATTTTATCTGTGATAGCTATTTTGGCCGTAGATTTTCGAATATTCCCATCGAGATTCACCAAAATGGATACTTTAGGTTACAGTTTAATGGATACCGGGGTAGGTTTATACGTTTTCTCGAACGGTATAGTGTCGCCGGAATCTCGCGGATTGAATAACCCCGTAACGAAATCCGTTAGAGGTTCGTTACCGTTGTTTCTAATAGGTAGCGCTCGATTCGTTTTAACGGAATTGTTTCACTACCACGTCCCAGTTTCCGAATACGGACGCCactggaatttttttataactttaggCGTGACGAAGCTTGTCACGTCGCTTTTATTGAATATGTTCAGTATCGAAAATCTTTATATTAACGGTACGTTGTTGCTGTTGCTCGATCAGATATTATTATCGGGGGGATTGGAAAAGTTTGTTTTCGACGATTTCGAAagggataatttttttaaagctaaTAAAGAGGGTATAGTTTCTTCTTTCGGATTTATAATACTATATTTATATTCGGTTTATTTCGGTTTTATCttagatatgaaaaataagaatcaaaatttttttaaattgttgaaaaaattcctAATCGCCAGTTTgatctgtttgtttttttctgtttgttttcaacaaattttcggtaTATCTCGACGAATCGCGAACGCCGCCTACGTCTTGTGGATCTTATTTTTGGGTATTTTCATGACCGGGTTGTTTTATTGCTTACAGGGTATTCAAAAAGTAATGTTCATTCATAAAAACACCATTTTCGTTCCTTATATTTACCAAGCTGTCAATAATAACGGTCTAGTATTTTTTCTAGTCGCCAATGTTTTAACGGGCGTTATAAATATGACGATTATAACTTCGGACGTCGAACAATATACCGCGTTAACCATTGTTGTCGCGTATATGGCTGTGAATTGTTCGATTGTAGCTTTAATGCAATCTAGAGGATTAAGActtaaattttaacaattaaatCGTTGACAtacaaatttcaacatttataaaCCACCTAAAAAAAAGTTCATGGCTCTTCCAGAGTTGCCAGAATTGAAAGATTTTCTTCggtataagaattttttataaaatacacagtattgaacttttttcttcttaatttgaatattaatacaataatttcacctaaattaaattcattcaaCGGCATTTTGATAACTAAAATCCAAAAAACATCTGATGtcaatgaattttttcgaactttgtaaaaatgaaaacttgTACAAGCTTCTATTCAAcatataattgttaataacttttttttaccaaaaaataaaaaaattaagatataTATACAcaagaaaatagatttttcatgcctaaaataataaaacactaaaaattgacattttttcacACATTATTGACAAATCATTAAagcaatataatttgttttaaataaaaaataaataaataaacatttttatacgatttttttctataaatcaacaaaaatatgtgaatagCCTACGTTAATGCTTTGCAAacaagttataaacaattttattaaaaataatgggTTTATCataacaattaattatataaaatttttaatttccccTAATTTTTTCATGTATCCTCCGtagaaatgaaagttttttaaaaaaaattcattgaaatctGATAATTTATCGATTAACTATAATCAAAAATGTAAATactctaaaaaaatttaaacctaCGAATATAAAAGGCCATTTTAAATGTAGGTAAAATAAcagtataaattgaaataaaaaagaagaaagaaaagcttgtaaaaataaCAGTTGCCAATCACAGATAAAATATAATGACAATGCATTATTTCGGAATGACATCATTGACAGTTCGGCCATCTTTGTAGGATGACTCACTGGAATACGCGTtgtatttgtaaatattgacgagtttttcatttttaaatccTAATCTcacttaaatttatttaaaaaattctattttcctgCCGTTTTACTTAACAAAGAACATTGTTAGAAGGACTGGGGCCTTTAACAGGCACAACATAGGGGTCAAAATTGTCTGTAATTGTAAAATGTCAGATAATACAGGAGGTATGTAATAAGTAACGTTACAAGGGAAGAAGTAGGAAACTAACGCAGTATTACCAGACTTTCTAAAGATACTAGACGCCGCTTTTTAGTAGATAACTATGAAAGTTGTGGTATATTGCTgcatgagaaatttttttctgtataaacCTAAAGAATGGAACGCTGGACGTTATGTTGAAACTATACGATGggttttcattttgaatatttatttaataacaaagtgaacttatattatttatgagacatcCTTTATATTCACTTCGATCTATTTCGTCGAAATAATAgcaaataacaataaaagatATGAGTTGTCTAAGTTGAAATCTTGGACGCAAAATGTTACTGAaaacttgttgaaaataaaaaattctattttatattttaacccaataataattaattgttagTATTTTTATGGTATaagtataattaataaacatatgttgttataatatttatttttttgtatttttgttaacaaatataaattaattgtaaaaaaatatgtaaaaaacaatgtttctaaaaaaaggattgaataaattatgtttttgttaaacatttcaatattatttaccCTAAAATTTTCCTTATATCAATcgtattattacaaaataagttTCTTAATATGGCATTTAGTTTTACCAAGAAAACTGGAACCAAAAC
Proteins encoded in this window:
- the LOC130902758 gene encoding uncharacterized protein LOC130902758 isoform X1 produces the protein MLIIEKCNINKMRLPAYFYEKIKKMIADIKDEGIITSNSIPELNRTGFDTFIVILPSFFYVFFMVFLETYLQTEKFNLFILESTFVIFPLILGMTLLSDHPNFVLFTLVSSSVLFLFYIWKKNNSPIKKISFDTNFITNTRSTINILSVIAILAVDFRIFPSRFTKMDTLGYSLMDTGVGLYVFSNGIVSPESRGLNNPVTKSVRGSLPLFLIGSARFVLTELFHYHVPVSEYGRHWNFFITLGVTKLVTSLLLNMFSIENLYINGTLLLLLDQILLSGGLEKFVFDDFERDNFFKANKEGIVSSFGFIILYLYSVYFGFILDMKNKNQNFFKLLKKFLIASLICLFFSVCFQQIFGISRRIANAAYVLWILFLGIFMTGLFYCLQGIQKVMFIHKNTIFVPYIYQAVNNNGLVFFLVANVLTGVINMTIITSDVEQYTALTIVVAYMAVNCSIVALMQSRGLRLKF
- the LOC130902758 gene encoding uncharacterized protein LOC130902758 isoform X2 — translated: MIADIKDEGIITSNSIPELNRTGFDTFIVILPSFFYVFFMVFLETYLQTEKFNLFILESTFVIFPLILGMTLLSDHPNFVLFTLVSSSVLFLFYIWKKNNSPIKKISFDTNFITNTRSTINILSVIAILAVDFRIFPSRFTKMDTLGYSLMDTGVGLYVFSNGIVSPESRGLNNPVTKSVRGSLPLFLIGSARFVLTELFHYHVPVSEYGRHWNFFITLGVTKLVTSLLLNMFSIENLYINGTLLLLLDQILLSGGLEKFVFDDFERDNFFKANKEGIVSSFGFIILYLYSVYFGFILDMKNKNQNFFKLLKKFLIASLICLFFSVCFQQIFGISRRIANAAYVLWILFLGIFMTGLFYCLQGIQKVMFIHKNTIFVPYIYQAVNNNGLVFFLVANVLTGVINMTIITSDVEQYTALTIVVAYMAVNCSIVALMQSRGLRLKF